The genomic window tgtactAAATAAACCAAACAccgttgtaccaaaaaaaaaataaaaaaactagatAAAATATGCTATCAGATACGGGACAAATTATAactgaaaaaaaattcaaaataattatcatatatccTAATTAAAACATACGCGGGACAAAAGAAGATACTAATTTAAAtacgaaaaaaattatttataagtacaaaatatatacattggtaaaaaaaaaaaatgctttcgCATATGGGAgaaattataacttataaaaatctcaaaattgctattatatatactaaataaataattaaatattaatgaaagtcttctgttttttttttcaaatgactTCGCATACGGGTTCTCAGACTCTTTCCGAtcactttgttcagtttacaGGTTCAGTAGGGGGTCTTCGAGCACGACGTTCTTTCATGTAGCTTATATGGCTTGCTGTTGTGTGGGTTGTATGGACCGAAAGAAACCATagattgttcagaggctcaaCAAACTCAgtgcatcatatgttggacaagatcaagactttttcctacaggtggttgaaagcgacgagtagtactttagctttgaactgtcatagttggtggtctagtcctatgctttgtcTGGGtcttgtatagtttcttttggttgtTGTATTTTTTGACTCTAGTGTAACTTTATCTGGTTGTtcttggcacgtcttgtgctaagaagactttttgtttatatatatctcattttgccttgttcaaaaaaaaattataaaaatctcaaaattgatattatatatattaaataaataattaaatattaatgaaagtcttctgtttttttcttttcaaatgaCTGTCTtaatgcaatattttattttcttaattttaattagtaaagtgtaacttaaaaaaatatcggCGTAACGTTACTACTTTTATTAGTATTTCAATTTAAGTTAGTTTTATTAGTATTTCAATTTAAGTTTAATAATATACCcgattcattaaaaataaaaagagaattaattaagatattgaactcaagtggttaataattTATCATTTGAATGAATCGTTCTGAAGAAATCGAGTTCGATTCTTAGTGAGAACAGTTTTTGGTTAGATTTTACTTATTTcgtggccgaactctggattaccgaAGCTAATTCCCTCGGAAATCagatgattaaaaaaatgagtaagttaaaaataaattgctcatgtGACCAACCAACTTAAGCAAGCAAACACAAAAAATTCTCTCATCATCTCACAAAGTAAAGCATATCTCAAGGATACTTCTTCATAGACACATCTTCCCTCaattcaccaccaccatcaatACTCCTTTTTATCAATACCATAGCCATGGAGAAAACGTTTGTTATATGTGTAGCTTCAAGAGCAAATGTAATTTTAGTGCTTCTTGCTTTAACTATTTTCCAAGGTGAGCCTAGATacccttttcatttttatcattcaattgCATATATTATTCCTTTTTGGTCATTCAATATATACACTTTAGAAATTGTGCCAAGTTGTAATctagaattttctttttaacaatTTAACAATTTCATTCTAATTTCAAATATGTAGTTCCATATTAATTAGTTTGAATGACTATATAAtcacattattaaaaaatttcttttgcaGTAGTACAAGGAATTGGTGTTAATTATGGCACAATAGCTAACAATCTTCCACCACCATATCAAGTTGCAAAATTTCTCTTGCACTCAACCATAATTAACAAGGTGAGAATCTTTGATGCCAACCCTGAAATCTTACATGCTTTTGCTAATACTGGAATAGAGATAACCATAACAATACCTAATGACCAAATCCCTAACATAACTAATCTAACCTTAGCTCAACAATGGATCAATACATATGTCCAACCTTTTATCCCTTCAACCAACATCATAAGAATTCTAGTAGGCAATGAAGTCTTATCAACAGCTAACAAGCTTCTTATTATAAACCTTGTTCCTGCCATGCAAACTTTACACACTGCCCTTGTAACTGCCTCATTAGACAACCTTATAAAAGTGTCCACACCACATTCTTTGGGTATTTTGTCAAATTCAAGTCCACCATCTAGTGGTAGGTTTAGACAAGGCTATGACATACATGTAATGAAACCAATGCTTAGGTTTCTTAAAGATACTAATTCACCTTTCATGGTCAACCCTTACGCTTTTTTTGCTTGCACTTCAAGCAACCTAGATTTTGCGCTTTTTCGTGCAAATTCAGGGGTTTTAGATGATAACACTAAACTACTTTACACCAATATGTTTGATGCACAACTTGATGCCGTTTATTCGGCAATGAAATTTTTGGGGTTTGAGGATGTTGCAATTGTTATTGGTGAAACGGGTTGGCCATCAATGGGCAACTCGGCCCAAATTGGTGTTAACCCGAAGAGTGCTTCCGACTATAATGGAAATCTTATAAGACATGTAACTTCTGGAGTTGGAACTCCTCTCATGCCGAATCAGACTTTTGATACCTATATTTTCGCTTTGTTTGATGAGAATCTAAAGCTCGGCCCAATATGTGAGAGGAATTTTGGGTTGTTTTGGCCCAATATGACTCTTGTCTATGATGTCTCGATAATGAGAAACAATGTGGTTGTTGCTAACAATCATTCTAAAGTAATTAGCGGTGCAACTTGTTATCCGTTTGTCTTtcattcatatgtaattatccTATATTTATTAATGGAAAGCTacaaattttagtaaaaaaagtaatattggCATTCATAAAAACTTTGAGCTTCTTAATTGGTTTGTGGGCTTAATTTGTACATTTCTAGCAGCCCAAAATATGTgcaattggatttggattcacAACAATCATGAATTCAATTGGTGTGGAACTTTTCTCACCCCCAAATCAtttcaaattataaatattcatataaaaGACAATTTTTCTCAGCCCTATTGTGTACTTCCAGACAAATCGAAAATCTTTGTGGATGTGTAAAATTACGCTCAAATATCCTATTGATCATAATCATGCGATTTGAACAATCGGGTCAAAGATAAGAAGATTCGGATTTTTTGAATGTGGCAAAATGTGGAATTCCCTAACCTAGAGAATTCCGATCACAGGTTTTGAACCCAGCAAGCCCAATATTGTAAGTCATGCTCATCAACCAAGAAGTTGATGTGTGCAACCAAAGTTATGAGTTGATTCAAAAGCAAGAAACTATAGAATTGATCATGCTCGAATAGTAATTAAAGTAAGAGTGCCATATTGAATTGAGTAATGAGTAATTAAAGTAAGAGTGCCATATTGAATTGAGTAATTAAAGTAAGAGTGCCATGGATCGGATGATAATTGAAGTACTATCAAATAAGAATGTTCAACTTGGTATTAGAAGCCTAATTTTCAGTATCAGCATggacaaaagaaacaaaaattaaatttatgaacATGCTTAAATTTTGCATACAGAAATTGAGTAGGTTGCACTAGAAGCAATGTCTTAGAAAAGAAACTGGTGTCATTGTACTTTTTTCTCTAAGAATCTCAACTCCACTTGCTTATCTCCATATGATTGCATCTCATAGAAGTTTCCTGCAAGACATGAACTAAGATTCAAAGGTTTTGAGATTTAGTGGAACTGTgaagaataaaattaattataatttacgCAAACATAAGTATGTAAAAAActcataattattattgttaaattcttcaatttaatattttctttatataataAGAACAAATTATTCGGGAGAATTCAAGTTCGATTTCTGGTGGAAACAATTATTGGTCAGACATTATTTATTTCGCATCCAAATTTCGACATTGTCTATGAATAACAAAAATGTTTGACATATAAGATATGCATATAACTCATTTACCAAacattgttttaaaattttattaggtGAAGATGATGTCTTCCTCTCTAGTGATTACGGAACATTCTGTTGTTGGTTTTGAGCCAGACTCCGCAACATATTGCATACATGAATCAATCAATGAGCCCCCTAGACAATTCAGACAATGAGAAATGATACATTATATTAGAAATGAATCTATCAAAATATACTAGTAAGTAAAAAGTACTAAACATTAATGGAAACTTATCAGAAAATGAGAGTGAATATCAAAAGCAATATTTGGCCACAAACAACCTCCCACTTTCTAACACTGCTTGCTCAAATGAGCATCTCAGTCAACAACACACATTGATGTCAATTGTAACTGTGATTGGAATACTCATTTGAGCAAGAAACATTACAAAGGGAAGTAGGCTTCAACAAATTAACAACTTGCTATGTGAAGATGATTTGAGTCCTTAATTTGTTGACAAGTTtggtcctatatatatattgacaaaATATATCTGAAATAATCATGTTGTTTAAAGTGGTTGAGATTTGAGAAGACGCTTTTTGTTGACACATTTGACGGTCAGATTCAAAAAGTTTAATATAGAAAGGACTTTTAGTTGCAATAGTCATAGAATGGCAGCTAAAAAATAAGGTTAATTCATGCCCAACAACaaaaaccaaacatatagttaaagtaaaaatgttttaataatgtatatttttttttagatcttttattaataaattcacATAATATAAGACATGTCTGATCTGCTAGTTACCATTAAGAAAATaggtaaaagaaaaaataatgttaCCGTGGTGGTTTAGGtgaaagataaaattaaatagtGAAGTGATAAAGAAATTAACATTTTTATCCACAATATAACATTAATCAACATATACTCACATATACAATTGAAAAAGTTAGCTAAGAATTAATGCCTTTTTAAgaaattctaccaaaaaaaaaataaaaacctttTTAAGAAATTGAAGGCATTTTccaaaataagtaattaaaaaaaaaaaaaatagaacatgTGACTCAAAGTATAATCTCTACTGCAGAGCACATGTCTCCCACCACCACACACAAACCACACAATTTTTGGTTGATGAGATCCTCAAACTCAAAGGATAGTACAAACAAGAAGTTTGACTCGTGAAGTGAAAGAATGAGTAGTAAATCTACCTActatttttttagcatttttcaaatattttttatttgagaaaCTATTTTAATATGATCTTACAAAATATGTGGAGACATTGTCTCTGTGTAAAGTAAGATTTGAAGTGTTCAACCATCAAATTTCAACCATTATTCTAAGTACCCTTAATTAAATCTCAACCATCAATGACCGATTTTCCCTCCATCTTCTCTAACAAAACctcactttctttctttctttctccccCTCCCT from Trifolium pratense cultivar HEN17-A07 linkage group LG1, ARS_RC_1.1, whole genome shotgun sequence includes these protein-coding regions:
- the LOC123893453 gene encoding glucan endo-1,3-beta-glucosidase, whose product is MEKTFVICVASRANVILVLLALTIFQVVQGIGVNYGTIANNLPPPYQVAKFLLHSTIINKVRIFDANPEILHAFANTGIEITITIPNDQIPNITNLTLAQQWINTYVQPFIPSTNIIRILVGNEVLSTANKLLIINLVPAMQTLHTALVTASLDNLIKVSTPHSLGILSNSSPPSSGRFRQGYDIHVMKPMLRFLKDTNSPFMVNPYAFFACTSSNLDFALFRANSGVLDDNTKLLYTNMFDAQLDAVYSAMKFLGFEDVAIVIGETGWPSMGNSAQIGVNPKSASDYNGNLIRHVTSGVGTPLMPNQTFDTYIFALFDENLKLGPICERNFGLFWPNMTLVYDVSIMRNNVVVANNHSKVISGATCYPFVFHSYVIILYLLMESYKF